The Meiothermus cerbereus DSM 11376 genome includes a window with the following:
- a CDS encoding SpoIID/LytB domain-containing protein, producing MTKMQWALVLVFTLGVGLLATSRPQNPPQPAQPSQQHIRVLLSYRQGAGTFEGQYLFPELSLLPQGGSVQLLSGEQSENLRPVVSLFAGKPLAFKLQNGSLVASFEGLTFALDSLVLLKPADPAQPVRYRLLNTPRQSPPEYPGELWLENRGNGLLLINRVDFQDYLKRVLPSEMPASFHPEALKAQAVAARTYAFARQQAKTFWKQLGADVDDSVNEQVYNHTRTHPATDAAVEATQNQILTFAGAPIQSFFFSTSPGATASIEEVWMDRPAAPYLKARALSNPISVSIRSEAEALAFFQIRNPQGFYEAESPFWRWKLSLSREELEALLSRTLPQRAQSAPAFVQTPEGPLSPDTPGFLLGTLQQLRVITRTSSGYVSELEIQSSTGRYRVRRESNIRSLLRPDKAFTGGGDVVLELWRGEPRLNFPSLPSTAFALQEERDALGNLKRLTFWGGGFGHGVGMSQYGALGLARQGYRYREILEHFYPGTLLSPARP from the coding sequence ATGACCAAGATGCAATGGGCGCTGGTCTTGGTTTTTACCCTGGGCGTGGGTTTGCTGGCGACTTCCCGGCCACAAAACCCACCCCAGCCCGCCCAACCCAGCCAGCAGCACATCCGGGTACTGCTGTCCTACCGGCAGGGCGCAGGGACATTCGAGGGGCAGTATCTTTTCCCGGAGCTGTCGCTTTTGCCCCAGGGGGGCAGTGTGCAGCTTCTTAGCGGAGAGCAGAGCGAAAACCTTCGACCCGTGGTGAGCCTATTTGCCGGGAAGCCCCTGGCCTTCAAGCTGCAAAATGGCAGCCTGGTGGCTAGTTTCGAGGGCCTGACGTTTGCCCTGGACAGCTTGGTTTTGCTCAAGCCAGCCGACCCAGCCCAGCCTGTGCGCTACCGTCTGCTCAACACCCCCCGACAAAGCCCCCCCGAGTACCCGGGCGAGCTATGGCTGGAAAACCGCGGCAACGGGCTTTTGCTCATCAATAGGGTCGATTTTCAGGACTACCTCAAGCGGGTACTGCCCAGCGAGATGCCCGCCAGCTTCCACCCCGAGGCCCTAAAAGCCCAGGCCGTAGCGGCCCGCACCTATGCCTTCGCCAGGCAACAGGCCAAGACTTTCTGGAAACAGTTGGGGGCCGACGTGGACGACTCGGTAAACGAGCAAGTCTATAACCACACCCGCACCCATCCCGCCACCGACGCCGCAGTAGAGGCCACCCAAAACCAGATTCTGACTTTTGCGGGCGCCCCCATTCAGAGCTTTTTCTTTTCCACCAGTCCCGGCGCAACCGCCAGCATCGAGGAAGTCTGGATGGATCGGCCTGCGGCACCCTACCTGAAAGCGCGGGCTCTGAGCAATCCCATCAGCGTTTCGATCCGTAGTGAGGCCGAAGCCCTGGCCTTTTTTCAAATCCGGAACCCCCAGGGCTTTTACGAGGCCGAATCGCCCTTCTGGCGGTGGAAGCTGAGCCTTAGCCGCGAGGAGCTCGAGGCTCTCCTGAGCCGCACCCTCCCCCAGAGGGCCCAGAGCGCCCCCGCTTTCGTGCAAACCCCTGAAGGCCCCCTTTCGCCGGACACACCGGGGTTTTTGCTGGGCACCTTGCAGCAGCTCCGGGTCATCACCCGAACCAGCAGCGGATATGTCAGCGAGCTGGAAATCCAGAGCTCTACCGGACGCTACCGGGTTCGGCGCGAGTCCAACATCCGCAGCCTGCTGCGCCCGGACAAGGCCTTCACCGGAGGTGGCGATGTGGTGCTGGAGCTCTGGCGAGGTGAGCCCCGTCTGAATTTCCCCAGCCTTCCCAGCACAGCTTTTGCCCTGCAAGAGGAGCGCGATGCCCTGGGCAATCTGAAGCGCCTCACGTTCTGGGGCGGGGGCTTTGGGCACGGGGTGGGGATGAGCCAGTATGGTGCGCTGGGCCTAGCCCGGCAAGGGTACCGCTACCGCGAGATCCTCGAGCACTTTTACCCCGGCACCCTGCTAAGCCCGGCGCGGCCCTGA
- the recO gene encoding DNA repair protein RecO: MRVVERYRLSEGLVVGRKSLPAGDVILSFVGPQGAAQAIARKALRPTGRSGRLSLFHHLRYQVYQKPGNDLPTLTQVELVGRLEGLEAPGRFPYASYLAELAFRLASPEVAGRIWPLLTSGLKGVAKHPNPQIAFLWASWRVLKAAGLAPNLSGAGVYLLDGERVEQGGVYLGPDGTEALAAILQLPGSEAIARLEAGPPLDRLQKALLAHVRYVVGEPGSAQLLAFSHARE; encoded by the coding sequence ATGAGGGTAGTGGAACGTTATCGGCTAAGCGAAGGGCTGGTGGTGGGGCGCAAATCGCTCCCGGCAGGCGACGTAATCCTCTCGTTCGTGGGGCCACAAGGGGCGGCCCAGGCCATCGCCCGCAAGGCCCTGCGACCCACCGGGCGCAGCGGCAGGCTCTCGCTTTTTCATCACCTCCGGTACCAGGTCTACCAGAAACCCGGCAACGACCTGCCCACCCTCACCCAGGTCGAGCTGGTGGGGCGGCTCGAGGGTCTGGAAGCCCCCGGACGCTTTCCCTATGCCAGCTACCTGGCTGAGCTGGCCTTTCGCCTTGCCTCGCCCGAGGTTGCAGGTAGAATCTGGCCCCTGCTCACCTCGGGCCTGAAGGGAGTTGCCAAGCACCCAAACCCCCAGATCGCTTTTCTGTGGGCCAGCTGGCGGGTGCTCAAAGCCGCTGGCCTGGCCCCCAACCTGAGCGGCGCGGGGGTCTACCTGCTGGATGGCGAGCGGGTGGAACAAGGCGGGGTTTATCTGGGGCCAGACGGGACGGAAGCCCTGGCCGCCATCCTGCAGCTACCCGGCAGCGAGGCCATTGCACGCCTGGAAGCAGGCCCACCCCTGGATCGCTTGCAAAAAGCCCTGCTGGCGCATGTGCGCTATGTCGTAGGTGAGCCTGGCTCAGCCCAGCTGCTGGCTTTTTCTCATGCCAGGGAGTAA
- the coxB gene encoding cytochrome c oxidase subunit II, translating into MLQRSLGLIVLLMLGLVLAAEPGQAGGHTLNILDRDASAFNREVGGLLAWVMGFAALVFVVVTGALTYVTIKFRRTGKETGEPEQMHGNDRLEVAWTVIPTVIVLIIFGLTAQSMFKLDRPTPGAMVVEVRGWQFWWDFHYKDYGVRDSNQLILPVGRPVRFEITGGDGGNYDVIHSFRIASLVGARDAIPGVVTHIEVTPEKIGNYYGQCVELCGASHANMRFRVKVVPQEEFDRWIESAKAYQASAPSDPTLVRGETLYKQQCAACHAIKGVSQGLPSNPDLTFFGNRTTVGAGMWPNVPEYLEPWIKNSPGMKPGVKMPAFTNLSDEDVKAIAAYLMSHKVDGLDFGKLEKF; encoded by the coding sequence ATGTTGCAACGAAGTCTAGGTTTGATAGTCCTGCTGATGCTGGGTTTGGTGCTGGCCGCTGAACCGGGCCAGGCTGGGGGGCACACCCTTAACATCCTGGATCGGGATGCCTCGGCCTTTAACCGAGAAGTTGGGGGGTTGTTGGCTTGGGTGATGGGTTTTGCGGCCCTGGTGTTTGTGGTGGTTACGGGCGCGCTGACTTATGTAACCATCAAGTTTCGCCGAACCGGCAAAGAGACCGGGGAGCCCGAGCAAATGCACGGCAACGATCGCCTCGAGGTGGCCTGGACGGTTATCCCCACGGTGATTGTGCTGATCATCTTTGGCCTGACGGCCCAGAGCATGTTCAAGCTGGATCGCCCCACCCCAGGGGCTATGGTGGTGGAAGTGCGCGGCTGGCAGTTCTGGTGGGACTTCCACTACAAAGATTACGGGGTGCGCGACTCCAATCAACTTATTCTGCCTGTTGGCAGGCCGGTGCGCTTCGAAATTACTGGCGGTGATGGCGGCAACTACGATGTGATTCACTCGTTCCGCATTGCCAGCCTGGTGGGTGCGCGGGATGCCATTCCGGGGGTGGTTACCCACATCGAGGTGACCCCAGAGAAAATTGGCAACTACTACGGCCAGTGCGTGGAGCTGTGTGGGGCCTCCCACGCCAATATGCGCTTTAGGGTCAAGGTGGTGCCGCAAGAGGAGTTCGACCGCTGGATCGAAAGCGCCAAGGCCTACCAGGCGTCTGCCCCCAGCGATCCCACCCTGGTGCGAGGAGAGACCCTCTATAAGCAGCAGTGCGCAGCCTGCCATGCCATCAAAGGCGTTTCCCAGGGGCTGCCCAGCAACCCCGACCTGACCTTTTTCGGAAACCGCACCACGGTGGGGGCCGGGATGTGGCCCAATGTGCCGGAGTACCTCGAGCCCTGGATCAAAAACTCTCCTGGCATGAAGCCTGGCGTCAAAATGCCAGCCTTCACCAACCTGTCCGACGAAGATGTGAAGGCCATCGCTGCTTATCTGATGAGCCATAAAGTGGATGGCCTCGATTTTGGCAAGCTGGAAAAGTTCTAA
- a CDS encoding cbb3-type cytochrome c oxidase subunit I, with product MAVVTPQSASRMGFWASVWDLLTTSDHKKVGMIYLVTSFVAFGLSGLMAVAIRWQLAGPEQQFLVGDAYNQVLTLHGATMLFFFIIPAGLAGFGNFILPLMLGERDVALPRINAFAAWLFVFSAVLIYTSLFFGGAPDVGWTFYYPFSRTTGLGTDFFMMGVLLVGLSSLLGSANFAATVYNLRTKGMGLWKMPIFVWGIFATSMLSLFALAGITAASLTVLLSRKLGLSLFDPSIGGDPVLYQQFFWFYSHPAVYIMLLPYLGIAAEIASTFSRKPVFGYRFMVFALVGIAVVGFLVWAHHMFTVGESLLFQLVFVFFTVLVAVPTGVKIFNLLGTLWGGQLDFKTPLLFVMGFMFNFLLGGITGVMLAVVPFDYQVQDSYFVVAHFHNVLMAGSGFLAFAGLYYWWPKITGRMYPEFWGKVHFWLFLVGYLITFMPQYVLGFLGMPRRYYTYPDGTYLWNELNFASTVGAIILALGGIAWLIAMIQSFRQNVKAPDNPWGGYTLEWATSSPPPSYNFAVQFPTVFKSERPLYDWEKEGLKPTPVDPATIHLPAPTIWPFMTAVGLLIAGIGISLAPNLGNAPVGGVAGWGGWLAAGLVLFLYSLFQWALRKEYDHPVVHHTVTGKSNAWVGMAWFIVSEIALFGILIAGYLYLRLTGAAVPPEEHRPALWLALLNTFFLVASSFTVHYAHHDLRNNKFSPFKLGMLISILLGVVFFLFQIWEFAIASGHYVEALNAAGQSEAAQKAALWFTAFFLIVGLHGAHVVIGGTGLTLAYAQGLAGKIDSHEQGTLEGSSMYWHLVDAVWLFIVTIFYIW from the coding sequence ATGGCTGTCGTAACTCCACAAAGCGCTTCCCGTATGGGTTTCTGGGCTTCGGTCTGGGATCTGCTAACCACCAGCGACCACAAAAAAGTCGGGATGATTTATCTGGTCACTTCCTTTGTGGCCTTCGGGCTTTCGGGCCTGATGGCGGTGGCCATTCGCTGGCAGCTCGCTGGCCCCGAGCAGCAGTTCCTGGTAGGGGATGCCTACAACCAGGTGCTTACCCTGCACGGCGCTACCATGCTCTTTTTCTTCATCATTCCGGCGGGCCTGGCAGGGTTTGGCAACTTCATCCTGCCCCTGATGCTGGGTGAGCGGGACGTGGCCCTGCCGCGCATCAACGCCTTTGCGGCCTGGCTTTTCGTGTTTTCGGCGGTGCTCATCTACACCTCACTTTTCTTCGGTGGGGCACCAGACGTGGGCTGGACCTTCTACTACCCCTTCTCGCGCACCACCGGCCTCGGCACCGACTTCTTCATGATGGGCGTCTTGCTGGTGGGTTTGTCGAGCCTGCTGGGTTCGGCCAACTTTGCCGCCACGGTGTATAACCTGCGAACCAAGGGGATGGGCTTGTGGAAGATGCCCATCTTTGTGTGGGGCATTTTTGCCACCTCCATGCTCTCGCTGTTTGCCCTGGCTGGTATTACTGCGGCTAGCCTGACCGTCTTGCTCTCGCGTAAGCTGGGCCTGAGCCTTTTTGATCCTAGCATTGGTGGAGACCCCGTCCTGTACCAGCAGTTCTTCTGGTTCTACTCGCACCCGGCGGTCTACATCATGTTGCTGCCCTACCTGGGCATCGCCGCCGAAATTGCCTCGACCTTCTCGCGTAAGCCAGTGTTTGGCTATCGCTTCATGGTGTTCGCCCTGGTGGGCATCGCGGTGGTGGGCTTTCTGGTCTGGGCGCACCACATGTTCACGGTGGGTGAGAGTCTGTTGTTCCAGCTGGTCTTTGTGTTCTTCACCGTGCTGGTGGCGGTGCCCACCGGGGTGAAGATCTTCAACCTGCTGGGCACCTTGTGGGGTGGCCAGCTCGACTTCAAGACCCCCTTGCTCTTCGTGATGGGCTTCATGTTCAACTTCCTGCTGGGGGGGATTACGGGGGTCATGCTGGCGGTGGTGCCCTTTGACTACCAGGTGCAGGACAGCTACTTCGTGGTGGCCCACTTCCACAACGTCTTGATGGCGGGCTCGGGCTTCCTGGCTTTTGCCGGCCTTTACTACTGGTGGCCCAAGATTACCGGGCGCATGTACCCCGAGTTCTGGGGCAAGGTGCACTTCTGGCTCTTTTTGGTGGGTTACCTGATCACCTTTATGCCCCAGTACGTGCTGGGCTTCCTGGGGATGCCCCGCCGTTACTACACCTACCCCGACGGCACCTACCTGTGGAACGAGCTTAACTTTGCTTCCACGGTTGGGGCTATCATTCTGGCTCTGGGCGGCATTGCCTGGTTGATTGCCATGATCCAGAGCTTCCGCCAGAACGTGAAGGCCCCCGACAACCCCTGGGGTGGGTACACGCTCGAGTGGGCCACTTCCTCGCCCCCGCCGTCGTACAACTTTGCCGTGCAATTCCCCACGGTGTTCAAGTCTGAGCGGCCCCTGTACGACTGGGAAAAAGAGGGTCTGAAGCCGACTCCGGTAGACCCCGCCACCATCCACCTACCGGCTCCTACAATATGGCCCTTCATGACCGCAGTGGGGCTCTTGATTGCTGGTATCGGGATTTCCCTGGCCCCCAACCTGGGCAATGCCCCGGTGGGTGGGGTTGCGGGTTGGGGTGGCTGGCTGGCAGCGGGGTTGGTGCTGTTCTTATACAGCCTCTTCCAGTGGGCTTTGCGTAAAGAGTACGACCACCCGGTGGTGCACCACACGGTTACTGGCAAGTCCAACGCCTGGGTGGGCATGGCCTGGTTCATTGTTTCGGAAATCGCCCTTTTCGGCATCCTGATTGCAGGCTACCTTTACCTGCGCCTTACCGGGGCTGCGGTGCCGCCCGAGGAGCACCGCCCGGCCTTGTGGCTGGCCCTCTTGAACACCTTCTTCCTGGTGGCCAGCTCCTTCACCGTGCATTATGCCCACCACGACCTGCGCAACAACAAGTTCTCGCCCTTTAAGCTGGGTATGCTGATTAGCATCCTGCTGGGGGTGGTGTTCTTCCTCTTCCAGATCTGGGAGTTTGCCATAGCCTCTGGGCACTATGTAGAAGCCCTGAACGCTGCGGGCCAGTCGGAGGCGGCCCAGAAGGCGGCTTTGTGGTTCACGGCCTTCTTCCTGATCGTGGGCCTGCACGGGGCGCACGTGGTTATCGGTGGAACAGGCCTCACCCTGGCCTATGCCCAGGGCCTGGCGGGCAAGATCGACAGCCACGAGCAGGGTACCCTCGAGGGCTCCTCGATGTACTGGCACCTGGTGGACGCGGTCTGGCTCTTTATCGTGACCATCTTCTATATCTGGTAG
- a CDS encoding S8 family peptidase, whose product MILLFLAACTSSPQATEEVGVPVLGLDNPRAIQGQYIVVYKKDAGVLPALQSLKAGLSMGVVQGQTLQSLGLEGAQVRQAYTTALQGVAVRLSAEQLSRLRQDDRIAYIEADQIMEAWATQSPATWGLDRIDQRDLPLSNSYTYNYTGTGVRAYIIDSGIRRTHVEFSGRMDNGYDAVTPGGTADDCNGHGTHVAGTVGGSTYGVAKGVILHPVRVLDCNGSGSNSGVIAGVDWVAQNHRKPAVANMSLGGGASSALDTAVNNAIGAGVTFVVAAGNSNANACNYSPARVGNAITVGSSTSSDARSSFSNYGSCLDLFAPGSSITSAWHTSDTATNTINGTSMAAPHVAGAAALYLQANPSATPSAVASAIIGSATSGRLSSVGSGSPNLLLYSLLGSTPPPPSSGETYTGTLSSTGQSSYHPGTAGFSYAGGTLRGTLTGPSNADFDLYLQRRNSLGSWTTVARSESATSNESITYSASAGTYRWWVYSYSGSGSYTLTVQR is encoded by the coding sequence ATGATCTTACTGTTTCTGGCTGCCTGCACGTCCAGTCCCCAAGCAACCGAGGAAGTGGGCGTCCCAGTTTTGGGGTTGGACAATCCTCGAGCGATTCAGGGGCAGTACATTGTGGTTTACAAGAAGGACGCAGGAGTGCTGCCCGCGCTGCAAAGCCTGAAGGCTGGCTTGAGCATGGGTGTGGTGCAGGGCCAGACGTTGCAGAGCCTGGGGCTCGAGGGGGCTCAGGTGCGCCAGGCCTATACCACTGCCTTACAGGGTGTGGCTGTTCGCCTGTCTGCCGAACAGCTCAGTCGTCTGCGACAGGATGACCGCATTGCCTATATTGAGGCTGACCAGATCATGGAGGCTTGGGCTACCCAAAGCCCGGCCACCTGGGGCCTTGACCGCATTGATCAACGTGACCTTCCGCTGTCGAACAGCTACACCTATAACTACACAGGCACCGGGGTTCGCGCCTACATCATTGACTCCGGTATCCGCCGCACCCATGTTGAGTTTAGTGGGCGTATGGACAACGGATACGACGCGGTGACACCGGGGGGTACTGCGGATGATTGCAACGGCCACGGTACCCATGTGGCGGGCACTGTAGGTGGCAGCACCTATGGCGTTGCCAAGGGTGTAATCTTGCACCCGGTACGGGTACTCGATTGCAACGGCTCGGGTTCCAATTCGGGCGTAATTGCTGGAGTGGATTGGGTTGCCCAGAACCACCGCAAGCCTGCTGTTGCCAACATGAGTCTGGGCGGTGGGGCATCCAGCGCGCTTGACACTGCGGTCAACAATGCCATTGGGGCTGGTGTAACCTTTGTTGTGGCCGCAGGCAACTCCAACGCCAACGCCTGCAACTATTCGCCTGCCCGTGTAGGCAATGCCATTACTGTGGGCTCGAGCACCTCTTCCGATGCCCGCTCCTCCTTCTCCAACTACGGCAGCTGTCTCGACCTATTCGCTCCAGGCTCTTCCATCACCTCGGCCTGGCACACCTCCGATACCGCCACCAACACCATCAACGGTACCTCGATGGCAGCACCGCACGTCGCAGGCGCGGCAGCGCTTTACCTGCAGGCCAACCCCAGCGCTACCCCCAGCGCTGTGGCCAGCGCTATTATCGGTAGTGCTACCTCGGGCCGCCTCTCGAGCGTGGGCAGTGGTTCGCCCAACCTGCTGCTCTATTCTCTGCTTGGCAGCACCCCGCCCCCCCCGTCCTCGGGGGAGACCTACACCGGTACCCTCAGCAGCACCGGCCAGTCCAGCTACCACCCTGGCACCGCTGGCTTTAGCTACGCTGGCGGCACCCTCAGGGGCACCCTTACCGGCCCCTCAAATGCAGACTTCGATCTTTATTTGCAAAGACGCAACAGCTTGGGGAGCTGGACTACGGTAGCCCGTTCGGAGAGCGCTACCTCCAACGAGAGCATCACCTACTCGGCCAGTGCAGGTACTTATCGCTGGTGGGTCTACTCCTACAGCGGTTCGGGTTCTTACACCCTGACCGTACAGAGATAG
- a CDS encoding DUF4384 domain-containing protein: protein MKRLATCIAGLLSLMAYATPVLSPQGIIVNPIPTDLEVQTWVDRDPSGLGNSTYFFGDKIQIYTRVNQSAYVYLFNINADGQIDLILPNAFNPNNYLRAGETRVFPENGARYEFTISGPAGVDQVLAVASRTPLSLAQIADIRSGQMRVQGASNLARALSIVVTPLPERDWVSDVVRYNVQPRLSSNPQPPVVTPRPPIFFITPMPGYWVVWEDREDTEYRVAYRGGDVEQIFSYYHRDLMSKGWVRVNFKSKGGKKNQAYEAEYRRGGDRLEVSVAPRGGELVVKLEWGR, encoded by the coding sequence ATGAAGCGACTCGCAACATGCATCGCCGGACTGTTGAGCCTGATGGCCTATGCCACGCCAGTTCTAAGCCCCCAGGGCATTATCGTCAACCCAATACCCACCGACCTCGAGGTGCAGACCTGGGTAGACCGCGACCCTTCGGGGTTGGGTAACTCGACCTACTTCTTTGGCGACAAAATCCAGATTTACACCCGCGTCAACCAGAGCGCTTATGTCTACTTGTTCAACATCAACGCCGATGGCCAGATTGATCTGATCCTGCCCAACGCCTTCAACCCCAACAACTATCTGCGGGCAGGGGAGACCCGGGTATTCCCCGAGAACGGGGCTCGCTACGAGTTCACCATCAGCGGGCCGGCGGGGGTAGATCAGGTGTTGGCGGTGGCCAGCCGGACTCCGCTCTCGCTCGCGCAGATTGCCGACATTCGCAGCGGGCAGATGCGGGTGCAGGGGGCCAGCAACCTGGCCAGGGCGCTCTCGATTGTGGTCACCCCACTGCCTGAGCGCGACTGGGTGAGCGATGTGGTGCGCTACAACGTGCAGCCCCGCCTGTCCAGCAACCCCCAGCCACCGGTGGTAACGCCCAGGCCGCCCATCTTCTTCATCACCCCCATGCCAGGCTACTGGGTGGTATGGGAGGATCGTGAAGACACCGAGTACCGCGTGGCCTACCGGGGGGGCGATGTGGAGCAGATTTTCAGCTACTACCACCGCGACCTTATGTCCAAGGGCTGGGTCAGGGTGAACTTTAAGTCCAAAGGGGGTAAGAAGAACCAGGCCTATGAAGCCGAGTACCGCCGGGGAGGGGACAGGCTCGAGGTGAGCGTGGCCCCTCGAGGGGGCGAGCTGGTGGTCAAGCTGGAATGGGGTAGATAG
- a CDS encoding aromatic ring-hydroxylating oxygenase subunit alpha has protein sequence MNNLEVHPDIAQASTLPARFYQDPQVYEAVKEKVFAQSWQWVGDTDDLKAPGTVKPFILLEGCLDEPLVLTRDHDDQLHLLSNVCTHRGMLVAETGGSARYLRCRYHGRRFALDGCFQAMPEFEEVQGFPSPRDDLPKVAFETWGKGKFLLASLNPRVSLQEVLRPVQERVGWMPFEQFYFEPSRARDYLVRANWALYCDNYLEGFHIPYIHASLNTAIDYGSYTTEVYDWCNLQLGVAAPGEPCFDLPKDSPDFGQRIAAYYYWVFPNLMLNFYPWGLSVNVVRPLGPELTKVSFLPYVWDASKLDAGAGAALDRVEREDEVVVEAVQKGVRSRFYDRGRFSVRREQGVHHFHRLLAQALK, from the coding sequence ATGAACAACCTCGAGGTTCACCCCGACATTGCCCAGGCCTCAACCCTTCCAGCCCGTTTTTATCAGGATCCCCAGGTGTATGAAGCGGTAAAGGAGAAGGTTTTTGCCCAGAGCTGGCAGTGGGTGGGCGACACCGACGACCTCAAAGCCCCCGGCACGGTTAAGCCTTTTATCCTGCTGGAGGGCTGCCTGGACGAGCCATTGGTGCTTACCCGCGACCACGACGACCAGCTTCACCTTCTGTCCAACGTCTGCACCCACCGGGGCATGCTGGTGGCCGAGACCGGGGGCAGCGCCCGCTACCTGCGCTGCCGCTACCACGGGCGGCGATTTGCGCTGGATGGCTGCTTCCAGGCCATGCCGGAGTTCGAAGAGGTACAGGGCTTTCCCAGCCCCAGGGACGACCTGCCCAAAGTGGCTTTCGAGACCTGGGGCAAGGGCAAGTTTCTTTTAGCCAGCTTGAACCCCAGGGTTTCGCTGCAGGAGGTGCTGCGGCCTGTCCAGGAGCGGGTGGGCTGGATGCCCTTCGAGCAGTTTTACTTCGAGCCCTCCCGCGCCCGCGACTACCTGGTGCGGGCCAACTGGGCGCTTTACTGCGACAACTACCTCGAGGGCTTTCACATCCCCTATATCCACGCCTCACTCAACACTGCCATCGACTACGGCAGTTATACCACCGAGGTGTATGACTGGTGCAACCTGCAGCTCGGCGTAGCTGCGCCGGGTGAGCCATGTTTCGACCTGCCCAAGGACTCTCCCGACTTTGGCCAGCGCATCGCGGCCTACTACTACTGGGTCTTCCCCAACCTGATGCTAAACTTCTACCCCTGGGGCCTCTCGGTCAATGTGGTGCGTCCGCTGGGACCCGAGCTCACCAAGGTCTCGTTTTTGCCCTATGTCTGGGATGCCAGCAAGCTGGATGCCGGTGCGGGCGCAGCCCTCGACCGGGTGGAGCGCGAAGACGAAGTGGTCGTCGAGGCTGTGCAGAAGGGGGTCAGGTCCCGCTTTTACGACCGGGGGCGCTTCAGCGTCAGGCGGGAGCAGGGGGTGCACCATTTCCACCGACTACTGGCGCAGGCCTTGAAGTAG
- a CDS encoding carboxylesterase/lipase family protein translates to MRWMLVLAVLLGIAHGHAVFVLTPQGRLQGGLNQKAQVAYFLGIPYAQAGRWKAPHPVLRLQGVFKATQPGYACPQRGVFTTRLGGYIPPQSEDCLNLGVWMPLAPPPPEGYPVMVWVHGGSYTGGSWAEPLYDGTALASQGVVVVGFNYRLGSLGWLALPGLQREDPRGSTGNYGLLDMLEALRWVARNIAAFGGNPDNVTLFGHSAGGMAVCTLLAVPEARELFHKAIIQSGGCEYVRTLQQGFAWGERWATQMGCPAGDLACLRQIPLERLFPPEDRSIGALLQRVEAGEFAEEPWKPHLDGVWLHKTPLQALREGVAAGIPLIVGAATQETWGDRLSGPSDWAGFARLVETRLPGRGVRARQLYQARYASPAEAWAYFQTDRTLLCPTLAAGAAQAEHAPTYSYLVGWVSPVLEVLGSFHGIELPLLFGTELSWPSLVLFLSAEAMDTSRPLARALQSQWINFARTGEPFLQGWPETRSGYAMGFEARPGLIPDPYRERCGLFR, encoded by the coding sequence ATGCGCTGGATGCTGGTTCTGGCGGTTCTGCTGGGAATTGCTCACGGGCATGCGGTTTTTGTGCTCACCCCCCAGGGACGCTTGCAGGGAGGCCTCAACCAAAAAGCCCAGGTGGCCTATTTTCTGGGCATTCCATATGCCCAGGCCGGGCGCTGGAAAGCGCCACATCCGGTGTTGCGCCTGCAGGGCGTATTCAAGGCCACGCAGCCAGGGTACGCCTGTCCCCAGCGCGGCGTCTTTACCACCCGGCTGGGTGGCTATATTCCTCCGCAGAGCGAAGACTGCCTGAACCTGGGGGTTTGGATGCCGCTGGCCCCGCCCCCACCGGAGGGCTACCCGGTAATGGTCTGGGTTCACGGGGGCAGCTACACCGGGGGGAGCTGGGCCGAGCCGCTCTACGATGGCACCGCGCTGGCCTCCCAGGGCGTGGTGGTGGTGGGCTTCAACTACCGCCTGGGCTCGCTGGGCTGGCTGGCCTTGCCCGGGCTGCAAAGGGAAGACCCCCGCGGTTCCACAGGCAACTACGGGCTTTTGGATATGCTCGAGGCCCTGCGCTGGGTAGCGCGAAACATTGCTGCCTTTGGTGGTAACCCGGACAACGTAACCCTCTTTGGACACTCGGCGGGGGGGATGGCGGTTTGTACCCTGCTGGCTGTTCCTGAGGCCCGGGAACTCTTCCACAAGGCCATCATCCAGTCGGGAGGTTGCGAATATGTGCGAACCCTGCAACAGGGCTTTGCCTGGGGTGAGCGTTGGGCCACCCAGATGGGCTGCCCTGCGGGGGATCTGGCCTGCTTACGCCAGATTCCCCTCGAGCGGCTCTTTCCTCCCGAAGACCGCAGTATCGGGGCGCTGCTGCAGCGGGTCGAAGCTGGGGAGTTCGCCGAGGAGCCCTGGAAACCTCACCTGGATGGGGTTTGGCTCCACAAAACACCCTTGCAGGCCCTGCGGGAAGGTGTAGCAGCGGGGATTCCCCTCATCGTGGGCGCCGCCACCCAGGAGACCTGGGGCGATCGCCTGTCAGGCCCTTCCGACTGGGCGGGCTTTGCCAGGCTGGTCGAGACCAGACTGCCCGGGCGGGGGGTGCGGGCCCGCCAGCTTTACCAGGCCCGCTATGCTTCCCCTGCCGAAGCCTGGGCCTACTTTCAGACCGACCGTACTCTGCTGTGTCCCACGCTGGCTGCTGGGGCGGCCCAGGCCGAACACGCCCCCACCTACAGCTACCTGGTGGGCTGGGTATCGCCGGTGCTGGAAGTGCTGGGCAGTTTTCATGGAATCGAGCTGCCCCTCCTGTTTGGCACCGAGCTAAGCTGGCCCTCGCTGGTGCTGTTCCTGAGTGCAGAGGCCATGGACACCTCCCGGCCCCTGGCCCGGGCGCTCCAGTCGCAGTGGATCAACTTTGCCCGCACCGGCGAGCCATTTTTGCAGGGCTGGCCCGAAACCAGAAGCGGCTATGCGATGGGTTTTGAGGCCCGGCCCGGCCTGATACCCGACCCCTACCGGGAGCGCTGCGGGTTGTTTCGCTAA